A region of Salvia splendens isolate huo1 chromosome 17, SspV2, whole genome shotgun sequence DNA encodes the following proteins:
- the LOC121774037 gene encoding UPF0481 protein At3g47200-like, translated as MLEVSSSNELIVNIDQMLPEFCDKASTPSIHRVNDCLRNTNEKAYDPMIISIGPLHQGKPHLKAMEQHKMRYLKQLLGNSSIFCTYLNTIRNMEQTARDFYSHEIELDTNQFVKMLLLDGIFIIEFLREYSDVDGGGIKRDGNPIFGFEYVVSHLLRDLMLFENQIPIFVVEALFQLSNHNNNTEFKDLIWPLTKCSKKDVASALLPNDATRPKHLLGLVHSVKCFSFAQLRSHSNSAKRCEKKNINSATDLKEAGIVFKKKAKGEDCSWLDITFENRTLYIPELVISDEMESLFKNMIAYEFYLPGSSPKYVSDYVYFLHCLVSNSKDAEVLRRYGVISNWLGGDARVYEVIVRLGTHAFKSRRFSYEGVFGSINEHCGRKWNKWIAVLRRHHFNNPWTVLSLFAAVVLLAVSIVQMVFAVLSFYKKT; from the coding sequence ATGTTAGAAGTCAGTAGCAGCAATGAACTGATTGTGAACATTGATCAAATGCTACCTGAATTTTGCGACAAAGCCTCAACTCCATCCATCCACAGAGTCAACGACTGCCTACGCAACACGAATGAGAAGGCGTATGATCCAATGATCATCTCCATAGGGCCATTGCACCAAGGAAAACCTCACCTCAAAGCCATGGAGCAACACAAAATGAGGTATCTCAAGCAGCTGCTTGGAAACTCTAGTATTTTTTGTACCTACTTGAACACCATAAGGAACATGGAACAAACTGCAAGAGATTTCTACTCCCACGAGATTGAGCTCGATACAAACCAGTTTGTGAAAATGCTACTTCTTGATGGCATCTTCATCATTGAGTTCCTCCGTGAGTACTCAGATGTAGATGGAGGGGGAATAAAGAGAGACGGAAATCCCATCTTTGGTTTCGAATATGTTGTGAGTCATCTCCTTCGTGATCTAATGCTGTTCGAGAATCAAATCCCTATTTTTGTAGTTGAAGCCCTCTTCCAACTCTccaatcataataataatacagAGTTCAAAGATCTAATCTGGCCCTTGACTAAATGTAGTAAAAAAGATGTAGCAAGTGCATTATTGCCTAATGATGCTACTAGGCCAAAGCATCTCCTTGGCCTAGTTCATTCTGTCAAATGTTTTTCCTTTGCTCAACTACGCTCGCATAGTAATTCTGCGAAACGTTGTGAGAAGAAGAACATAAACTCAGCCACGGATCTTAAAGAAGCCGGTATAGTCTTCAAGAAGAAGGCCAAGGGGGAAGATTGTAGTTGGTTGGATATCACATTCGAGAACAGGACGCTTTACATTCCTGAGTTAGTGATTTCAGATGAGATGGAGTCGTTGTTTAAAAACATGATAGCATATGAATTCTATCTCCCGGGGAGTAGCCCCAAGTACGTAAGTGACTACGTGTATTTCCTGCACTGCCTGGTGAGCAACTCCAAAGATGCAGAGGTGCTGCGACGGTATGGGGTGATCAGCAACTGGTTGGGAGGTGATGCTAGAGTTTATGAGGTGATAGTCAGATTGGGGACACATGCGTTTAAATCTAGGCGTTTTTCGTATGAGGGTGTTTTCGGTAGCATAAATGAGCACTGTGGGCGAAAGTGGAACAAGTGGATCGCGGTGTTGAGGCGCCACCACTTCAATAATCCATGGACTGTCCTTTCCTTGTTTGCAGCTGTAGTTTTGCTCGCGGTTAGCATAGTGCAGATGGTGTTTGCTGTTCTCTCCTTTTATAAGAAAACTTAG